One window from the genome of Poecilia reticulata strain Guanapo unplaced genomic scaffold, Guppy_female_1.0+MT scaffold_221, whole genome shotgun sequence encodes:
- the LOC103460286 gene encoding uncharacterized protein LOC103460286 gives METARVRVGIPVTSSDFVSRSGTGWQHRVKDWPSSSFTNHCHKLVIPEERSDGKFVLLIGASHLRSFADGIVKISDGCIDFGVMCTPGASAADLRIEAYHAVVPRQPDAVCVTAPSNNLTASLNPEEAGEEFEKYLLTVLYRWPKVFCTGFPLRLTESLEKQNLFQQEFHRRAAKLGIPYFPVADYFPLKRPNLWSPDGIHLSDDHGMPILQKFMWMFAYRYLEISTPKPPVQSQAATGYKPRFVPRIVVKGEERRVPSLPSSEWTLVRSGRKRNHSGELESSDSLKTRVVHHKIDGTPVSLRKCSVLLNPSRFSPDILVAMETVSPSDLSDVHTGNETNSVEHQKKSAGRQQVEAKAKAAKMSVCNVLPCESQEMLNSLGLSASLPSQLTLERNDWQCTPTSSKGQISLRSSVPDSVSRSRTLSLCCKVDQTDELDPYSASKETSSHVN, from the exons ATGGAAACAGCTCGAGTCCGAGTAGGAATCCCAGTGACTTCCAGTGATTTTGTTTCAC GGAGTGGAACCGGCTGGCAACATCGAGTTAAAGACTGGCCCTCCAGTTCATTTACCAATCATTGTCACAAGCTTGTAATTCCGGAGGAGCGCTCTGATGGAAAA tttgtgcTGCTGATTGGTGCGTCTCATCTGCGATCGTTTGCTGATGGGATTGTTAAGATTTCGGATGGGTGCATTGATTTTGGAGTGATGTGCACTCCTGGTGCGTCTGCAGCTGACTTGCGCATTGAGGCCTACCACGCTGTTGTTCCCCGTCAGCCTGATGCTGTCTGTGTGACGGCTCCTTCGAATAATCTTACTGCATCCCTTAATCCAGAGGAAGCGGGAGAGGAATTTGAAAAGTACCTTTTGACCGTCTTGTATCGTTGGCCTAAG GTTTTTTGTACTGGCTTCCCCCTGCGCTTGACTGAATCCCTAGAGAAGCAGAACTTGTTTCAGCAAGAATTTCATCGCAGGGCAGCAAAGCTTG GTATCCCCTATTTTCCTGTAGCTGACTACTTTCCTCTGAAGCGTCCCAATCTGTGGAGCCCTGATGGC ATCCACCTCAGCGATGACCACGGCATGCCCATTCTCCAGAAATTCATGTGGATGTTTGCTTATCGATATCTCGAAATATCAACTCCAAAGCCACCGGTACAGAGTCAGGCAGCTACTGGTTACAAGCCAAGATTTGTTCCTCGCATTGTCGTGAAAGGGGAGGAAAGAAGAGTCCCATCTTTGCCATCTTCAGAGTGGACTCTTGTGAGATCTGGCAGAAAG AGGAACCACTCAGGGGAATTGGAATCTTCTGATTCACTGAAGACAAGGGTGGTTCATCACAAG attGATGGGACTCCAGTATCGTTAAGAAAGTGTTCCGTTCTGTTGAATCCTTCCCGTTTTTCACCTGATATcttggttgccatggaaacggtCTCTCCATCAGACCTTTCAGATGTTCACACAGGCAATGAG ACAAATTCTGTGGAACATCAAAAGAAGTCAGCTGGGAGACAGCAG GTTGAGGCTAAAGCTAAAGCAGCCAAGATGTCTGTCTGCAATGTGCTGCCTTGTGAATCTCAGGAGATGTTGAACAGTCTTGGTCTGTCGGCGAGTCTTCCCAGCCAGTTG ACGCTTGAGAGGAATGATTGGCAGTGCACGCCGACGTCATCCAAAG